The proteins below come from a single Mucilaginibacter mali genomic window:
- a CDS encoding alpha/beta hydrolase: MKKLSCKILALLITLTIPALTHAQSPVQMVYKTIDTTKLTLNIYYPPNYKKGEVRPAIVLFFGGGWINGTVKQMEPQAKHFTETDGMIAITADYRVASRQKTTPFDAVRDAKSAIRFVRSRAAELGIDPMHLAAGGGSTGGHIAAAADLTELEEPNEDKTVSARPDALVLFNPVFNNGPDNYGYERIGNRYLEISPFHNIKKGAAPTIAFFGTKDKYVPVGTAEMYKQVMEANGSRCDLFFYEDQNHGFFNYKAGTDNKYFNLTMQEADKFLKSLGYVMKP; encoded by the coding sequence ATGAAAAAACTGTCTTGCAAAATATTAGCGTTACTCATCACCTTAACCATCCCTGCACTCACTCACGCCCAATCCCCGGTGCAAATGGTGTACAAAACCATCGATACCACTAAACTCACCCTCAATATCTACTATCCGCCAAACTATAAAAAGGGAGAAGTAAGGCCAGCTATTGTGCTGTTCTTCGGCGGCGGATGGATAAACGGAACCGTGAAGCAGATGGAACCACAGGCCAAACACTTTACCGAAACCGATGGCATGATCGCCATCACCGCCGATTATCGGGTGGCCAGCCGACAAAAGACTACACCATTTGATGCTGTACGCGATGCCAAATCGGCCATCAGGTTTGTGCGCAGTAGAGCTGCCGAATTAGGCATCGACCCTATGCATTTAGCAGCCGGAGGTGGCTCGACAGGGGGGCATATCGCCGCCGCGGCCGATCTGACCGAACTGGAGGAACCGAACGAAGATAAAACCGTAAGCGCCCGCCCCGATGCGCTGGTGCTATTTAACCCGGTGTTTAACAACGGCCCCGATAATTACGGCTACGAGCGCATTGGCAACCGCTACCTGGAGATCTCGCCCTTCCATAACATTAAAAAAGGAGCTGCCCCCACCATCGCTTTCTTCGGTACAAAGGATAAATACGTACCCGTTGGTACCGCCGAAATGTATAAACAGGTAATGGAAGCCAACGGCAGCCGCTGCGACTTGTTTTTTTATGAAGACCAAAATCACGGCTTTTTTAACTACAAAGCCGGTACCGATAACAAATACTTTAACCTCACGATGCAGGAGGCGGATAAGTTTCTGAAATCATTAGGGTACGTAATGAAGCCTTAA
- a CDS encoding rhodanese-like domain-containing protein gives MKEISVQDLKQKLDSGEDFQLVDVREDFEYEMSNLGGTLIPLGGILIETEKIATDKPVVVMCRSGKRSAVAIMQLESQGFVNLYNLQGGITAWAQEIDPSLQVY, from the coding sequence ATGAAAGAAATATCGGTACAGGACCTGAAACAGAAATTAGATAGCGGCGAAGACTTCCAGCTGGTGGATGTGCGCGAAGATTTTGAGTACGAAATGTCGAACCTGGGCGGCACGCTGATCCCGCTGGGCGGCATATTGATCGAGACCGAAAAGATAGCTACAGACAAACCCGTAGTGGTAATGTGCCGCAGCGGCAAGCGCAGCGCAGTGGCCATTATGCAGTTAGAATCGCAGGGCTTTGTCAATTTATATAACCTGCAGGGTGGCATTACCGCCTGGGCGCAGGAAATTGACCCGTCATTACAAGTTTATTAA
- a CDS encoding YdeI/OmpD-associated family protein, giving the protein MLKKGEHIEGTPAELQVLLDQDAEANTFFESLSKSYRQGYCDWVGSAKQEDTRKVRAGKALIMLQNKQKTLKT; this is encoded by the coding sequence ATGCTTAAAAAAGGAGAACATATTGAAGGTACCCCTGCAGAACTACAGGTCCTGTTAGACCAGGATGCCGAAGCGAACACGTTTTTCGAAAGCCTGTCCAAATCGTACCGACAGGGCTATTGCGATTGGGTAGGCTCGGCCAAGCAGGAGGATACCCGCAAGGTACGCGCCGGCAAGGCGTTGATTATGCTGCAAAATAAGCAGAAGACGTTGAAGACCTGA
- a CDS encoding DUF4199 domain-containing protein yields MNNKYPIKQALVTGIVIGVFSITAFSIVDGLNHSKGWGYNPASIRGIIGLVVLVILGAGIYSAMQAVKRGNNGTLTYKQAFLSGLFTGIVTGVITAICGAVYCTLINPGYAAYMVAEGKKALEAQGALTDNAVTALQQQFSTGGQVVQALIGQTVCGAVISAIMSIFTRTKK; encoded by the coding sequence ATGAACAATAAGTACCCTATTAAACAAGCGCTGGTGACGGGTATCGTTATCGGCGTATTTTCTATCACGGCATTCAGCATTGTTGATGGCCTTAACCATAGCAAAGGCTGGGGCTATAACCCGGCCAGCATTCGCGGTATTATCGGCCTGGTTGTTTTGGTGATATTGGGCGCAGGCATATACTCGGCCATGCAGGCTGTAAAACGCGGCAATAACGGAACATTAACCTATAAACAGGCTTTCTTGTCGGGTTTGTTTACGGGTATAGTAACCGGCGTCATCACCGCAATTTGCGGTGCGGTTTATTGCACACTCATCAACCCCGGCTATGCCGCCTACATGGTGGCCGAAGGCAAAAAGGCGCTGGAAGCACAAGGGGCCTTAACTGATAATGCCGTAACGGCCCTGCAACAGCAATTCAGCACCGGCGGACAGGTAGTGCAGGCGCTCATCGGTCAAACGGTTTGCGGCGCTGTTATCTCGGCTATTATGAGCATATTTACACGCACAAAAAAATAA
- a CDS encoding DUF6358 family protein encodes MALKLFLNVLYTIGIFVCAAIVYWAFPLQRYEFVIGGVFVAGLFIILKIKLLKELRTPKK; translated from the coding sequence ATGGCACTTAAATTGTTTTTAAATGTGCTGTACACCATCGGCATATTTGTGTGCGCGGCTATTGTTTACTGGGCATTCCCGTTGCAACGGTACGAGTTTGTGATAGGTGGCGTGTTTGTTGCCGGCCTGTTCATTATTTTGAAGATAAAGCTGCTAAAGGAGTTGAGAACGCCTAAAAAGTAA
- a CDS encoding VOC family protein, translating into MSTLTPFHIAIPAYDLEASRRFYREVLGCSEGRSDTHWTDFNLYGHQLVIHYKPRPENEPVHHHNPVDGHDVPIPHYGVVLTWEVWHELEAKLRSLDIKFVIEPGIRFKGKPGEQATMFFFDPSGNALEFKAFRDIGQLFAV; encoded by the coding sequence ATGAGCACCCTCACCCCATTCCACATAGCCATACCTGCTTACGACCTGGAAGCCTCGCGCCGTTTTTACCGCGAGGTGCTGGGTTGCAGCGAGGGCCGCAGCGATACGCACTGGACCGACTTTAACCTGTACGGCCATCAACTGGTGATCCACTACAAACCCAGGCCCGAAAACGAACCCGTGCACCACCACAACCCGGTTGACGGCCATGATGTGCCCATCCCCCATTACGGCGTGGTGTTAACCTGGGAAGTATGGCACGAGCTGGAAGCCAAACTACGGTCGCTTGATATTAAATTTGTGATAGAACCCGGCATTCGCTTTAAAGGCAAGCCGGGCGAACAGGCCACCATGTTCTTCTTCGATCCATCGGGCAACGCGCTGGAATTTAAGGCGTTTAGGGATATAGGGCAGTTGTTTGCGGTATAA